DNA sequence from the Bacillus pumilus genome:
TCCATATGGCAACGAAGCCATGTCGACGATCAAACAAGTAGAAGCTTCTGTCGAGCGGGCACTTCCTGAAACGAATTTAAAAGATGCATCATTTGGTGTTTCAGGTGTATCAAGTATGAATGCTGATTTAAAACAGCTGTCAGACCAAGATTTCAATAAGACGGTTCTTTACATGATGATCGGTATTTTCCTCATCCTTGTGATCCTGTTCCGTTCGCTTGTGATGCCGCTGTACTTGGTAGGTTCACTTATTTTGACTTACTTTACAGCTATCGGAATGACAGAATTTATTTTCACTCATTTCTTCGGATATCCGGGCATTAACTGGGCGGTTCCATTCTTTGGATTTGTCATATTAATGGCGCTCGGAGTCGATTATTCGATTTTCTTAATGGAGAGGTTCAATGAATACAAAACAAAAGACATTCAGTTTGCGATGACCGAATCAATGAAGAATATGGGCTCTGTCATTATGTCTGCTGCTGTTATTTTGGCAGGAACATTTGCAGCCATGCTTCCTTCAGGAGTGCTGTCTCTCCTGCAGATTGCAACACTTGTTCTCACAGGACTTTTGCTGTACGCACTCGTTGTGCTACCATTGTTCGTACCTGTGATGGTGAAATTGTTCGGATCAGCGAACTGGTTCCCATTTAAACGAAAAGAATAGATATTTCAAATAGAAAGTAGGAATCCATGTGATGAGTCGTTGGGCGCTGATAACAGGTGCCAGTGGCGGGATTGGGCAGGCTGCGGCAAAAAAGCTTGCCCAGGAAGGCTGCCATGTGATACTCCATTATCACAAAAATGAACAGACAGCCGTTCAGCTTGCCGCTGAGCTGGAAGAAACATGTCATATTCAGACGCATGTCGTTCAAGCGGATTTAGCTAAAACGGGCGGAGCAGATGAGCTCGTCAGCCGTCTGCCTGTATGTCCAGATATTCTTGTATTAAATAGCGGTAAGAGTCATGTCGGATTAGTGACAGATACAGAAAAAGACGTATTAGCCAGTATGGTGCAGCTTCATGTCACAAGTCCATATGAGGTCACCCAGCACCTATTGCCAGCCATGATTCAAAAAAAAGCAGGTCATATTGTTGCGGTAAGCTCAATATGGGGAGAAACAGGTGCATCGTGTGAAGTGCTGTATAGCATGGTAAAGGGGGCGCAAAATGCGTTTATTAAAGGTCTGGCAAAAGAGCTTGCCCCAAGTGGAATTAGAGCAAATGCTGTTTCGCCAGGTGCTGTCCATACAGACATGATGAAAAGCTTCACACAAGAAGATATTGACATGCTGGAGGAAGAAATCCCGCTTGGCCGGCTTGCATCACCTGAGGAGATTGCAGATGTCATTTGGTTTCTCGCCTCAAAGCAGTCAAGTTATATGACAGGTCAAATTTTATCCGTTAATGGAGGCTGGTACTGTTAAATAACGT
Encoded proteins:
- the ymfI gene encoding elongation factor P 5-aminopentanone reductase is translated as MSRWALITGASGGIGQAAAKKLAQEGCHVILHYHKNEQTAVQLAAELEETCHIQTHVVQADLAKTGGADELVSRLPVCPDILVLNSGKSHVGLVTDTEKDVLASMVQLHVTSPYEVTQHLLPAMIQKKAGHIVAVSSIWGETGASCEVLYSMVKGAQNAFIKGLAKELAPSGIRANAVSPGAVHTDMMKSFTQEDIDMLEEEIPLGRLASPEEIADVIWFLASKQSSYMTGQILSVNGGWYC